From the Streptomonospora nanhaiensis genome, the window AGTTCCTCGCGCGGGCGCCCGTGGCCCTCGCGATCGCGTCGGAGGACAACGGGTTCGCCGACACGGAGTTCGATGTGGGGCGCGTGACGCAGACGATCGTCCTGGGCGGCACCGTCGATGCCGTACGCGCCGCCGGAGACCACGATCTGCTCCGCGTGCGACGCATCGTGGGCGAGCTCGCCGGCGACGTGATCGCCGTAACTGGTCGAGGCCAGTGAACCGGTGATCGTCATAAGCGCGCCCTTTTGCGTCTGATGCAGGATCCTGTTGGGCGGCATCGACGGACCATTGGGCACCGCGCTCGGCGTCCCGCAGAACGTCTGGCGCGGTCCCGTCGGCCAGGCCGCCGCGGACCTCCGAGAAGGGGCGACGGTTCCTGGCGTTCATCAACGAGCCCGACTCCCTCGCCGCGGACCCGCCAGCATCGCTGTGATGGCCGGCGAGCCCGTCGACGTCGACGGCGTCCCACCCGGCCGGAGTTGCCCGGCCTGCGGTGAGCCGCTCGAGCCCGGTCACATCGACGACTCGCTGCAGCTGGTCTGGCTCTGCCCCTCCCACGGCCTCATCGAACGCACCATCGATCCGCTGCGGGGGCAGTGACGCGCGAGCTCCCGTCCGGGCCACGCCGGCCGTGGTGTCGTCGGGGTCGTCTATGGTGACCGTGATGGCCGACACTCCCACCCCACCGATCAGCATCTCGCTCGACGGGTTCTCCGAGGACTACGACGACCCGGAGCTCGCAGGCGCGTTGTCGTTCATGATCGAGCAGCAGGGACTGCTGCAGACACTGGTGACGGGGATCGTCGAACTGCTCCCGGACACGTCGCTCTGGCGGTTGACGCTCACCGGCGACATGGTCGCGACCGTGAACCGGGTCACCGAACGCACCGACGACAACCCCTACACCACGGACCGCGGCGCCGGTCATGCCGGGGCGATCACGCTCCCGCACGACGACGGCACGTTCGACGACATCGTGGTCTCCGCGAACGTCCTGTTCGCCACCCGGGAAGACGTCGGGTCCGTCGAGGCGCTCATCGAGCACGTGATCGCCGCGGCCGAGCACCTGAGCCGGCACGAAGCCGGGCATGCCGCGCTGCGGCTGCGTGGCGAGGACGCGGACGCTTACCAGGACGTCGAAGGCCTGAGCAACAGCGACGCGGCTTGCCGCGAACCGCTGGCCGCGCACGTCGACGACAACCGCATCGAGCAATACACCACCGTCCACGCGCCCTCGCCGTTGCACCATGTCGACAACCTCACGGATGCGATCGCGCACTTGCGCGCCGAGCTCAACGAGGCCAAGCGCACCTGGCGCGCCGATATCGGTGAGGCCGCCTACCGGACCCTCAACGCCGCGAACGGGCTGGTCCGCGTCCTGGCCTATCTTGCCCCCGAACTCGGGCTCGACGAGAGCGGCAAGCCCCGTCGCCCCGACCCGCTGCCTGCCGGCTGGACCGAATACGTCGAAGAAAGCTGGGACGCCTGGAGTCTGACCTTCCACCGGCTGCGGCCCGTCGACGAGCCCATGACCGTCGAGGAGCTCGGCGCCGTGCTGGCCGATCTCTGCCGGCTGATGAACGCATGGCTGCGGTCGGTTGGCGTCGACTGGGGCCTCACCGACGACGACCAGGAATACATCTTCTGGGAGAAGACCAGCTACTAGCCGGGTCTCCAAGCCCCGTCCTGCGGTGGTCGGTTCAGCGGTCGATCGCGGGTTGCCGCGCGCGGGTGAGGGCCGGGACGAGCCGCATGAACACGACCATGCCGACCAGTTCCACGAGGGTCTGGGTGACCACTGCGAGCGGCGCGATCGCGAGCTGAGCCGGCAGGGCAAGAGCGAGCGGAAGCACCACGAGGGAGTTGCGGGTCGCGCCGCTGAAGATCACGGCCCGAGTCTCCGGAACCGGCAGCCTGACGGCTCGACCTACGCCGAGGCCGACGAGCAGCATGATGCCGAGGAACGCGGCATACAGCGGCACGACCCGCAGCAGGGTGACCGCTTGGCTGCCGACACCGGCGATCTGCGAGCCGACCACGACGGCGAGGGTCGCCATCATCAGCGGCACCATCGCTGCGGCGAACACGTCCTCGATGGCCCGCCCGGCACGGTGACGGCGGGCGATGGCCTGCACGATTGCGGCCGCGGTGAGCGGGATGACGATAAGGATCAGGAACGCCTCGAGGAACGGCTCGAGCTCGACATGGGCGACGACGTCGCCGCCCGCGAACAGCCACAGGTATCCGGGCAGCAGCACGATCTGCAACAGCATCAGCAGCGGGGTCGCCGCGAGCAGACGGGCGCGGGCACCGCCGGCGAGACCGGTGAACACGATCACGTAATCCACGCACGGGGTCAACAGCACCAGCAGCACCCCGACGAGCAGCCCCTGATCATCGGCGACGAACCGGGACAGCCCGAACGCGATCAGCGG encodes:
- a CDS encoding arsenic resistance protein encodes the protein MRVAVEWWDRHQVALYVAAIAGGSAVGLLWPATAPVLSGATNPVLALLLFATFLGVPLVEVGRAFRDIRFLGTVLVVNFVLVPLIAFGLSRFVADDQGLLVGVLLVLLTPCVDYVIVFTGLAGGARARLLAATPLLMLLQIVLLPGYLWLFAGGDVVAHVELEPFLEAFLILIVIPLTAAAIVQAIARRHRAGRAIEDVFAAAMVPLMMATLAVVVGSQIAGVGSQAVTLLRVVPLYAAFLGIMLLVGLGVGRAVRLPVPETRAVIFSGATRNSLVVLPLALALPAQLAIAPLAVVTQTLVELVGMVVFMRLVPALTRARQPAIDR